From one Culex quinquefasciatus strain JHB chromosome 3, VPISU_Cqui_1.0_pri_paternal, whole genome shotgun sequence genomic stretch:
- the LOC119769505 gene encoding uncharacterized protein LOC119769505 isoform X1 encodes MRAQTSPHPHRRWWRCLDKDRTRPPSSRPTKTHTPSKLEKEPLNSSDISCDRNSERQPCSVSARDLSKSSRVSLSWVCCFCFLQLRENRRQVAQFASHLQFGRGQDLIVVVIFRFAKPMSEVRFKYVTRNTITEKRLECPAGKHYHLTKSSALVNPMTKRSFFREPTPIRNDYNAHFYHNQDATTKTCRTEMINCAVVQLGRKNHPTEV; translated from the exons ATGCGCGCGCAAACGTCGCCTCATCCTCACCGGCGGTGGTGGCGGTGCCTGGATAAAGACCGCACGCGACCACCCTCTTCGCGACCCACCAAAACGCACACACCCTCGAAGTTGGAAAAAGAGCCGCTCAATTCCAGCGATATCTCCTGCGACCGCAACTCTGAGCGGCAACCGTGTTCAGTATCCGCGCGCGATCTGTCCAAGTCGAGTCGCGTATCGCTCAGCTgggtttgttgtttttgttttcttcaactCCGCGAGAACCGCCGCCAAGTCGCGCAATTCGCCAGCCACTTGCAGTTCGGTCGCGGCCAAGATCTGATCGTCGTCGTCATTTTCAGGTTTGCAAAACCGATGAGTGAG GTCCGTTTTAAGTACGTGACGCGAAATACGATAACAGAGAAGCGCTTGGAGTGTCCAGCGGGCAAACATTATCATTTGACAAAGTCCTCAGCGTTAGTCAACCCGATGACGAAGCGCTCGTTCTTTCGAGAACCGACACCGATTAGAAACGATTACAACGCGCACTTTTATCACAACCAAGACGCAACGACGAAGACCTGCCGAACGGAAATGATCAATTGTGCTGTTGTGCAACTAGGGAGAAAGAACCATCCCACCGAAGtctga
- the LOC119769505 gene encoding uncharacterized protein LOC119769505 isoform X4 has protein sequence MRAQTSPHPHRRWWRCLDKDRTRPPSSRPTKTHTPSKLEKEPLNSSDISCDRNSERQPCSVSARDLSKSSRVSLSWVCCFCFLQLRENRRQVAQFASHLQFGRGQDLIVVVIFRFAKPMSECRLQFQTNQWEKEPSHRSLT, from the exons ATGCGCGCGCAAACGTCGCCTCATCCTCACCGGCGGTGGTGGCGGTGCCTGGATAAAGACCGCACGCGACCACCCTCTTCGCGACCCACCAAAACGCACACACCCTCGAAGTTGGAAAAAGAGCCGCTCAATTCCAGCGATATCTCCTGCGACCGCAACTCTGAGCGGCAACCGTGTTCAGTATCCGCGCGCGATCTGTCCAAGTCGAGTCGCGTATCGCTCAGCTgggtttgttgtttttgttttcttcaactCCGCGAGAACCGCCGCCAAGTCGCGCAATTCGCCAGCCACTTGCAGTTCGGTCGCGGCCAAGATCTGATCGTCGTCGTCATTTTCAGGTTTGCAAAACCGATGAGTGAG TGTCGCCTCCAATTTCAAACTAATCAGTG GGAGAAAGAACCATCCCACCGAAGtctgacataa
- the LOC119769505 gene encoding uncharacterized protein LOC119769505 isoform X3, whose product MRAQTSPHPHRRWWRCLDKDRTRPPSSRPTKTHTPSKLEKEPLNSSDISCDRNSERQPCSVSARDLSKSSRVSLSWVCCFCFLQLRENRRQVAQFASHLQFGRGQDLIVVVIFRRNDEDLPNGNDQLCCCATREKEPSHRSLT is encoded by the exons ATGCGCGCGCAAACGTCGCCTCATCCTCACCGGCGGTGGTGGCGGTGCCTGGATAAAGACCGCACGCGACCACCCTCTTCGCGACCCACCAAAACGCACACACCCTCGAAGTTGGAAAAAGAGCCGCTCAATTCCAGCGATATCTCCTGCGACCGCAACTCTGAGCGGCAACCGTGTTCAGTATCCGCGCGCGATCTGTCCAAGTCGAGTCGCGTATCGCTCAGCTgggtttgttgtttttgttttcttcaactCCGCGAGAACCGCCGCCAAGTCGCGCAATTCGCCAGCCACTTGCAGTTCGGTCGCGGCCAAGATCTGATCGTCGTCGTCATTTTCAG ACGCAACGACGAAGACCTGCCGAACGGAAATGATCAATTGTGCTGTTGTGCAACTAGGGAGAAAGAACCATCCCACCGAAGtctgacataa
- the LOC119769505 gene encoding uncharacterized protein LOC119769505 isoform X8 yields the protein MRAQTSPHPHRRWWRCLDKDRTRPPSSRPTKTHTPSKLEKEPLNSSDISCDRNSERQPCSVSARDLSKSSRVSLSWVCCFCFLQLRENRRQVAQFASHLQFGRGQDLIVVVIFRFAKPMSETQRRRPAERK from the exons ATGCGCGCGCAAACGTCGCCTCATCCTCACCGGCGGTGGTGGCGGTGCCTGGATAAAGACCGCACGCGACCACCCTCTTCGCGACCCACCAAAACGCACACACCCTCGAAGTTGGAAAAAGAGCCGCTCAATTCCAGCGATATCTCCTGCGACCGCAACTCTGAGCGGCAACCGTGTTCAGTATCCGCGCGCGATCTGTCCAAGTCGAGTCGCGTATCGCTCAGCTgggtttgttgtttttgttttcttcaactCCGCGAGAACCGCCGCCAAGTCGCGCAATTCGCCAGCCACTTGCAGTTCGGTCGCGGCCAAGATCTGATCGTCGTCGTCATTTTCAGGTTTGCAAAACCGATGAGTGAG ACGCAACGACGAAGACCTGCCGAACGGAAATGA
- the LOC119769505 gene encoding uncharacterized protein LOC119769505 isoform X15 — protein MRAQTSPHPHRRWWRCLDKDRTRPPSSRPTKTHTPSKLEKEPLNSSDISCDRNSERQPCSVSARDLSKSSRVSLSWTQRRRPAERK, from the exons ATGCGCGCGCAAACGTCGCCTCATCCTCACCGGCGGTGGTGGCGGTGCCTGGATAAAGACCGCACGCGACCACCCTCTTCGCGACCCACCAAAACGCACACACCCTCGAAGTTGGAAAAAGAGCCGCTCAATTCCAGCGATATCTCCTGCGACCGCAACTCTGAGCGGCAACCGTGTTCAGTATCCGCGCGCGATCTGTCCAAGTCGAGTCGCGTATCGCTCAGCTgg ACGCAACGACGAAGACCTGCCGAACGGAAATGA
- the LOC119769505 gene encoding uncharacterized protein LOC119769505 isoform X13, producing MRAQTSPHPHRRWWRCLDKDRTRPPSSRPTKTHTPSKLEKEPLNSSDISCDRNSERQPCSVSARDLSKSSRVSLSWVCCFCFLQLRENRRQVAQFASHLQFGRGQDLIVVVIFRFAKPMSELH from the exons ATGCGCGCGCAAACGTCGCCTCATCCTCACCGGCGGTGGTGGCGGTGCCTGGATAAAGACCGCACGCGACCACCCTCTTCGCGACCCACCAAAACGCACACACCCTCGAAGTTGGAAAAAGAGCCGCTCAATTCCAGCGATATCTCCTGCGACCGCAACTCTGAGCGGCAACCGTGTTCAGTATCCGCGCGCGATCTGTCCAAGTCGAGTCGCGTATCGCTCAGCTgggtttgttgtttttgttttcttcaactCCGCGAGAACCGCCGCCAAGTCGCGCAATTCGCCAGCCACTTGCAGTTCGGTCGCGGCCAAGATCTGATCGTCGTCGTCATTTTCAGGTTTGCAAAACCGATGAGTGAG CTGCATTGA
- the LOC119769505 gene encoding uncharacterized protein LOC119769505 isoform X10, with product MRAQTSPHPHRRWWRCLDKDRTRPPSSRPTKTHTPSKLEKEPLNSSDISCDRNSERQPCSVSARDLSKSSRVSLSWVCCFCFLQLRENRRQVAQFASHLQFGRGQDLIVVVIFRSVRPINPMTD from the exons ATGCGCGCGCAAACGTCGCCTCATCCTCACCGGCGGTGGTGGCGGTGCCTGGATAAAGACCGCACGCGACCACCCTCTTCGCGACCCACCAAAACGCACACACCCTCGAAGTTGGAAAAAGAGCCGCTCAATTCCAGCGATATCTCCTGCGACCGCAACTCTGAGCGGCAACCGTGTTCAGTATCCGCGCGCGATCTGTCCAAGTCGAGTCGCGTATCGCTCAGCTgggtttgttgtttttgttttcttcaactCCGCGAGAACCGCCGCCAAGTCGCGCAATTCGCCAGCCACTTGCAGTTCGGTCGCGGCCAAGATCTGATCGTCGTCGTCATTTTCAG ATCTGTCCGACCAATCAACCCAATGACCGACTGA
- the LOC119769505 gene encoding uncharacterized protein LOC119769505 isoform X14 yields the protein MRAQTSPHPHRRWWRCLDKDRTRPPSSRPTKTHTPSKLEKEPLNSSDISCDRNSERQPCSVSARDLSKSSRVSLSWVCCFCFLQLRENRRQVAQFASHLQFGRGQDLIVVVIFRSVLST from the exons ATGCGCGCGCAAACGTCGCCTCATCCTCACCGGCGGTGGTGGCGGTGCCTGGATAAAGACCGCACGCGACCACCCTCTTCGCGACCCACCAAAACGCACACACCCTCGAAGTTGGAAAAAGAGCCGCTCAATTCCAGCGATATCTCCTGCGACCGCAACTCTGAGCGGCAACCGTGTTCAGTATCCGCGCGCGATCTGTCCAAGTCGAGTCGCGTATCGCTCAGCTgggtttgttgtttttgttttcttcaactCCGCGAGAACCGCCGCCAAGTCGCGCAATTCGCCAGCCACTTGCAGTTCGGTCGCGGCCAAGATCTGATCGTCGTCGTCATTTTCAG GTCCGTTTTAAGTACGTGA
- the LOC119769505 gene encoding uncharacterized protein LOC119769505 isoform X5: MRAQTSPHPHRRWWRCLDKDRTRPPSSRPTKTHTPSKLEKEPLNSSDISCDRNSERQPCSVSARDLSKSSRVSLSWVCCFCFLQLRENRRQVAQFASHLQFGRGQDLIVVVIFRFAKPMSEGERTIPPKSDINKPISHKP, translated from the exons ATGCGCGCGCAAACGTCGCCTCATCCTCACCGGCGGTGGTGGCGGTGCCTGGATAAAGACCGCACGCGACCACCCTCTTCGCGACCCACCAAAACGCACACACCCTCGAAGTTGGAAAAAGAGCCGCTCAATTCCAGCGATATCTCCTGCGACCGCAACTCTGAGCGGCAACCGTGTTCAGTATCCGCGCGCGATCTGTCCAAGTCGAGTCGCGTATCGCTCAGCTgggtttgttgtttttgttttcttcaactCCGCGAGAACCGCCGCCAAGTCGCGCAATTCGCCAGCCACTTGCAGTTCGGTCGCGGCCAAGATCTGATCGTCGTCGTCATTTTCAGGTTTGCAAAACCGATGAGTGAG GGAGAAAGAACCATCCCACCGAAGtctgacataaacaaaccaatCAGTCATAAGCCGTAA
- the LOC119769505 gene encoding uncharacterized protein LOC119769505 isoform X12: MRAQTSPHPHRRWWRCLDKDRTRPPSSRPTKTHTPSKLEKEPLNSSDISCDRNSERQPCSVSARDLSKSSRVSLSWVCCFCFLQLRENRRQVAQFASHLQFGRGQDLIVVVIFRFAKPMSEFEI, translated from the exons ATGCGCGCGCAAACGTCGCCTCATCCTCACCGGCGGTGGTGGCGGTGCCTGGATAAAGACCGCACGCGACCACCCTCTTCGCGACCCACCAAAACGCACACACCCTCGAAGTTGGAAAAAGAGCCGCTCAATTCCAGCGATATCTCCTGCGACCGCAACTCTGAGCGGCAACCGTGTTCAGTATCCGCGCGCGATCTGTCCAAGTCGAGTCGCGTATCGCTCAGCTgggtttgttgtttttgttttcttcaactCCGCGAGAACCGCCGCCAAGTCGCGCAATTCGCCAGCCACTTGCAGTTCGGTCGCGGCCAAGATCTGATCGTCGTCGTCATTTTCAGGTTTGCAAAACCGATGAGTGAG tttgaaatat AA
- the LOC119769505 gene encoding uncharacterized protein LOC119769505 isoform X9 — MRAQTSPHPHRRWWRCLDKDRTRPPSSRPTKTHTPSKLEKEPLNSSDISCDRNSERQPCSVSARDLSKSSRVSLSWVCCFCFLQLRENRRQVAQFASHLQFGRGQDLIVVVIFRFAKPMSEVPHLSH, encoded by the exons ATGCGCGCGCAAACGTCGCCTCATCCTCACCGGCGGTGGTGGCGGTGCCTGGATAAAGACCGCACGCGACCACCCTCTTCGCGACCCACCAAAACGCACACACCCTCGAAGTTGGAAAAAGAGCCGCTCAATTCCAGCGATATCTCCTGCGACCGCAACTCTGAGCGGCAACCGTGTTCAGTATCCGCGCGCGATCTGTCCAAGTCGAGTCGCGTATCGCTCAGCTgggtttgttgtttttgttttcttcaactCCGCGAGAACCGCCGCCAAGTCGCGCAATTCGCCAGCCACTTGCAGTTCGGTCGCGGCCAAGATCTGATCGTCGTCGTCATTTTCAGGTTTGCAAAACCGATGAGTGAG GTTCCACATCTCTCTCACTGA
- the LOC119769505 gene encoding uncharacterized protein LOC119769505 isoform X6, whose product MRAQTSPHPHRRWWRCLDKDRTRPPSSRPTKTHTPSKLEKEPLNSSDISCDRNSERQPCSVSARDLSKSSRVSLSWVCCFCFLQLRENRRQVAQFASHLQFGRGQDLIVVVIFRFAKPMSEICPTNQPNDRLRVGVM is encoded by the exons ATGCGCGCGCAAACGTCGCCTCATCCTCACCGGCGGTGGTGGCGGTGCCTGGATAAAGACCGCACGCGACCACCCTCTTCGCGACCCACCAAAACGCACACACCCTCGAAGTTGGAAAAAGAGCCGCTCAATTCCAGCGATATCTCCTGCGACCGCAACTCTGAGCGGCAACCGTGTTCAGTATCCGCGCGCGATCTGTCCAAGTCGAGTCGCGTATCGCTCAGCTgggtttgttgtttttgttttcttcaactCCGCGAGAACCGCCGCCAAGTCGCGCAATTCGCCAGCCACTTGCAGTTCGGTCGCGGCCAAGATCTGATCGTCGTCGTCATTTTCAGGTTTGCAAAACCGATGAGTGAG ATCTGTCCGACCAATCAACCCAATGACCGACTGAGGGTCGGCGTGATGTAA
- the LOC119769505 gene encoding uncharacterized protein LOC119769505 isoform X7, translated as MRAQTSPHPHRRWWRCLDKDRTRPPSSRPTKTHTPSKLEKEPLNSSDISCDRNSERQPCSVSARDLSKSSRVSLSWVCCFCFLQLRENRRQVAQFASHLQFGRGQDLIVVVIFSCIDVRPVPADLSDQSTQ; from the exons ATGCGCGCGCAAACGTCGCCTCATCCTCACCGGCGGTGGTGGCGGTGCCTGGATAAAGACCGCACGCGACCACCCTCTTCGCGACCCACCAAAACGCACACACCCTCGAAGTTGGAAAAAGAGCCGCTCAATTCCAGCGATATCTCCTGCGACCGCAACTCTGAGCGGCAACCGTGTTCAGTATCCGCGCGCGATCTGTCCAAGTCGAGTCGCGTATCGCTCAGCTgggtttgttgtttttgttttcttcaactCCGCGAGAACCGCCGCCAAGTCGCGCAATTCGCCAGCCACTTGCAGTTCGGTCGCGGCCAAGATCTGATCGTCGTCGTCATTTTCAG CTGCATTGACGTACGTCCTGTCCCAGCAGATCTGTCCGACCAATCAACCCAATGA
- the LOC119769505 gene encoding uncharacterized protein LOC119769505 isoform X2 translates to MRAQTSPHPHRRWWRCLDKDRTRPPSSRPTKTHTPSKLEKEPLNSSDISCDRNSERQPCSVSARDLSKSSRVSLSWVCCFCFLQLRENRRQVAQFASHLQFGRGQDLIVVVIFSYADFAYCSAGMIQFALLVEFGPYASLAGDNRSVLST, encoded by the exons ATGCGCGCGCAAACGTCGCCTCATCCTCACCGGCGGTGGTGGCGGTGCCTGGATAAAGACCGCACGCGACCACCCTCTTCGCGACCCACCAAAACGCACACACCCTCGAAGTTGGAAAAAGAGCCGCTCAATTCCAGCGATATCTCCTGCGACCGCAACTCTGAGCGGCAACCGTGTTCAGTATCCGCGCGCGATCTGTCCAAGTCGAGTCGCGTATCGCTCAGCTgggtttgttgtttttgttttcttcaactCCGCGAGAACCGCCGCCAAGTCGCGCAATTCGCCAGCCACTTGCAGTTCGGTCGCGGCCAAGATCTGATCGTCGTCGTCATTTTCAG CTATGCAGATTTTGCCTACTGCAGTGCCGGGATGATCCAATTCGCACTGTTGGTTGAATTTGGCCCATACGCCTCCTTGGCTGGTGATAACAGGTCCGTTTTAAGTACGTGA
- the LOC119769505 gene encoding uncharacterized protein LOC119769505 isoform X11 has translation MRAQTSPHPHRRWWRCLDKDRTRPPSSRPTKTHTPSKLEKEPLNSSDISCDRNSERQPCSVSARDLSKSSRVSLSWVCCFCFLQLRENRRQVAQFASHLQFGRGQDLIVVVIFREKEPSHRSLT, from the exons ATGCGCGCGCAAACGTCGCCTCATCCTCACCGGCGGTGGTGGCGGTGCCTGGATAAAGACCGCACGCGACCACCCTCTTCGCGACCCACCAAAACGCACACACCCTCGAAGTTGGAAAAAGAGCCGCTCAATTCCAGCGATATCTCCTGCGACCGCAACTCTGAGCGGCAACCGTGTTCAGTATCCGCGCGCGATCTGTCCAAGTCGAGTCGCGTATCGCTCAGCTgggtttgttgtttttgttttcttcaactCCGCGAGAACCGCCGCCAAGTCGCGCAATTCGCCAGCCACTTGCAGTTCGGTCGCGGCCAAGATCTGATCGTCGTCGTCATTTTCAG GGAGAAAGAACCATCCCACCGAAGtctgacataa